CCGGGATCGTCACCCAGGCCTGGCCCGGGCCGGTCCGCTTGCGAAGGGTGAAGCCGTCGGCGCTGCTCTGGTCCAGCGTGTAGTCGTTCCACTGCGGGATCAGGTGCAGACGCTCGGACACCTCCCGATTGCCGATCTCCCCGACCGGACGCCCGGCCACCTGCGCCCGCCGTACTGACTCGCCCGGGTCGCGGCGCAACCCGGTCAGGCCGCGCACCGCCTCGGTGAGAAATCCGGCCGGCCCAGCCAGCCGGACGTGGCGGTCGTGCGGCTCGTCGGACAGGGGTACGTCGGCGCTGAGTCCCAACCCTGCAAGGAAATCCCGGTCCGGATCACCGTCCCAGACAAAACTGTGAACGATCCGTACGTCGGTCGCGCCGGCGTAGAAGTAGAGGCGAACCGTGTACGGCAGCCAGTCGCCGTGGCGGCCTTCCAACCTGACCACCGCACGCACCGGGCCGTCCTGCTCTACGACGATCCGGTGCGTGGTCGCGGTCGTCTCCTGGCGGTCGCGACTGCCGTCCTCGTCCGGGGCGTCCTGGCGGAGGCTGACCAGCCGGACGTTCCGCGAGACCTCGCGCTCGCCGTACCGGATGGACGCGATGAGCTGCGGCTTCCGTAGTACCCAAGTGATCTCACCGGTGCTGACCCGGATCTCGTCATCGGTCGTGTTCACTTCGACCGGGTCGTCGGGAGCCGACGGCCTCTGGTTCGGCACGAGATCGTAGGAACCCGCCGGGTGTGCGGCCGGGCCGATTGCGTGGGCCGACCACTTGACCGAGCCGTCGGGCCAGGTCGCCGTGACCCAGCTCTGCAGCGCGGTGCCGTCGGCCAAGGCGAAGGTGCTGTCGGCAACGACCGTCCCACGCGGCCAGGGAACGCCACAGGTAACGCCTTGCCTGCAAGGGGTTTCGAGCCAGTGCAGGGTCGTCATTCCTTCACCGACCCGATCAGCACACCCTTGGCGAAGTGCTTCTGCAGGAACGGGTAGAACAACAGGATCGGCAGCGTCGCGACCACCACGACCGCGAACTTCAGGCCCTGCTCAGGGAACGACACGGTCTCCAGTTGCTGCAGTACGTTGGCCGAGTCCGCGTTCGCCGCGGTGAGTTGGCGGACGATCATCTGCAACGTCCACTTCTTGCTGTCGTCGATGTAGAGCAGCGGTGACATGTAGTCGTTCCAGATCGCCACCGCGTAGAACAGCGAGAAGGTCGCGATGATCGGTTTCGACAGCGGCAGCACGATCCACCAGAACACCTTCAGCTCGTTGCAGCCGTCGATCCGGGCCGCTTCTTCCAGCGCCTCGGGGAGTTCCTGGAAGAAGCTCTTCACGACGATCAGGTAGAACGGGTTGATGGCCAAGGGCAAGATCAACGCCAGATAGTTGTCCAGCAGGCCGAGATCACGCACCACCAGATAGGTCGGGATCATCCCGCCGCTGAAGACCAGCGTGAAGATCACCAGATTGAGGACCAGAGCCCGGCCCGGCAGGTACCGCTTGGCCAGTGGGTAGGCCATCGTCAGCGTAAGCAGGAGTTGCACGACCGTGCCGACGGCCGTCACGCAGATCGTCGTCAGCAGCGCCCGGACGAAGGTGTCGGTGGAGAAGATGTACTGGTAGGTGCTGATGACGAACTTCTGCGGCCAGAGGAAGAACGGCCGGGAGCTGATCTCGGACTCGGAGGCGAACGAGCCCGCGAGGACGTAGAGCAGCGGCAGCACCGTGACGACGGCCAGTCCCGTCAGCAGCAGCACGTTGGCGATGTCGAACGCGCG
The Kribbella voronezhensis DNA segment above includes these coding regions:
- a CDS encoding carbohydrate ABC transporter permease yields the protein MARKQTVRYYDSPGSRAFDIANVLLLTGLAVVTVLPLLYVLAGSFASESEISSRPFFLWPQKFVISTYQYIFSTDTFVRALLTTICVTAVGTVVQLLLTLTMAYPLAKRYLPGRALVLNLVIFTLVFSGGMIPTYLVVRDLGLLDNYLALILPLAINPFYLIVVKSFFQELPEALEEAARIDGCNELKVFWWIVLPLSKPIIATFSLFYAVAIWNDYMSPLLYIDDSKKWTLQMIVRQLTAANADSANVLQQLETVSFPEQGLKFAVVVVATLPILLFYPFLQKHFAKGVLIGSVKE